In Paraburkholderia phenazinium, the following are encoded in one genomic region:
- a CDS encoding ATP-binding protein, translating to MHRITNTGRVNLGHLFWLRSLAIIGQLVTIAVVQTFVGVHLPLPAMLLVIGLETVFNGLTWLRVSKQRPESNLELFGQLWVDLGALSALLFLSGGTTNPFVSLYLPSLAIAAAVLPWHLMLWLAGFAVACYAVLGFDSVPLNLDNPANLFDYYRAGMWVNFTVSVGLIAWFVARMSRALRQRDAALGDAQQRLLRDERAVALGVQAATVAHEIGTPLSTIAMLSEELRDAARSDAGLAPYSADLELLEQQMTLCTSALARLRSRASTPGSRQPVGEWLESFAQQWRLRHPHVKFERLGTPPAGVDLDDTVAVSQILTILLDNAARASRDHVTLAATLSQQDERIEFEVCDAGPGIPASLRGSLGAMPVDSTQGGHGVGLYLAFSAAARLRGSIELTDVKETRPRGTRAVLRLPVAGRQSSGVGPTGAAPSNTEKQA from the coding sequence ATGCATCGTATAACCAACACCGGCCGGGTCAACCTGGGACATCTGTTCTGGCTGCGCAGTCTCGCGATTATCGGCCAACTGGTGACCATCGCGGTCGTGCAGACCTTTGTCGGCGTGCATTTGCCGCTGCCGGCCATGCTGCTCGTCATCGGCCTCGAAACGGTATTCAACGGCCTCACCTGGCTGCGCGTCTCGAAGCAACGGCCCGAGTCCAATCTCGAATTGTTCGGCCAACTCTGGGTCGATCTCGGCGCGCTGTCGGCACTGCTGTTTCTCTCGGGCGGCACGACCAATCCGTTCGTCTCGCTTTATCTGCCCTCGCTGGCGATCGCCGCCGCCGTGCTGCCGTGGCACCTGATGTTGTGGCTCGCCGGCTTCGCGGTGGCCTGCTATGCCGTGCTCGGCTTCGATTCCGTGCCGCTGAATCTCGACAATCCCGCCAACCTGTTCGACTACTACCGCGCCGGCATGTGGGTGAACTTCACGGTGAGTGTCGGCCTGATTGCATGGTTCGTCGCGCGGATGTCGCGAGCGCTGCGTCAACGTGACGCAGCGCTCGGCGACGCCCAGCAACGCCTGCTGCGCGACGAACGCGCGGTGGCCCTCGGCGTGCAGGCGGCGACGGTCGCCCACGAGATCGGTACGCCGTTGTCGACCATTGCTATGCTGTCCGAAGAGTTGCGCGATGCGGCGCGCAGCGACGCGGGCCTTGCCCCCTATAGCGCCGACCTGGAATTGCTCGAGCAGCAGATGACGCTGTGCACGTCGGCGCTGGCACGCCTACGCTCGCGCGCATCGACGCCCGGGAGCCGGCAGCCGGTCGGCGAATGGCTCGAGTCGTTCGCGCAGCAGTGGCGTTTGCGCCATCCGCACGTCAAATTCGAGCGCCTGGGTACGCCGCCGGCCGGAGTCGACCTTGACGATACGGTCGCGGTCAGCCAGATTCTCACGATCCTGCTGGACAATGCAGCGCGAGCGAGCCGTGATCACGTGACGCTGGCGGCCACGCTGTCGCAGCAGGACGAGCGGATCGAATTTGAAGTTTGCGACGCCGGGCCGGGTATTCCGGCGTCGTTGCGCGGCTCGCTTGGGGCGATGCCGGTCGACAGCACCCAAGGCGGCCATGGCGTGGGCCTGTATCTGGCGTTTTCGGCGGCGGCACGGCTTCGCGGTTCGATCGAGCTGACCGACGTCAAGGAGACCAGACCGCGCGGCACGCGTGCAGTGCTGCGGCTGCCCGTGGCGGGTCGACAATCATCCGGTGTGGGCCCTACAGGCGCCGCGCCATCCAATACGGAGAAACAGGCATGA
- a CDS encoding cysteine-rich CWC family protein, with amino-acid sequence MNPPVDPTHATSARCPRCASVFDCAMHGQPFDCWCKAMPALPADRLEPGGRCLCPECLAAEIARVQAGRVVGGEAG; translated from the coding sequence ATGAATCCGCCCGTTGACCCGACGCATGCGACGAGCGCGCGCTGCCCGCGTTGCGCCAGTGTGTTCGACTGCGCCATGCACGGGCAGCCGTTCGACTGCTGGTGCAAGGCGATGCCGGCGTTGCCCGCAGACCGGCTGGAGCCGGGCGGCCGCTGCCTGTGCCCGGAGTGCCTTGCGGCTGAGATTGCCCGCGTGCAGGCGGGACGTGTGGTTGGGGGTGAAGCGGGCTGA